The nucleotide sequence TAATCGACAAACGTTATTTCAACATCTTCAAATCCGAGCAACGTTACTAAATTCTTTACAATATACGATGCTTGAGCCTTTGCTTCTTCAATTATCCCAGCTCTTTTAGCATCCTCTTCGATTTCTTGAAGCACTTCATTCTCCAACTGTTGCCATTCCTCAAGCGATTCGTAATCGTCTTTCTTAAGTACAGTCGGTTGCTCTAAAAAGCGTGATTCTATTCTTGGAGACGGAAGGGTTAGTTTTACTGTTCTGTCTTCAACTACAACATCTGCGCTTGTTAGATTTGAAACATCTACATACGCCGTTACATCAGCCTTGCACATCAAGATAAGTTCCTTATCACCAAATGGTATATTCAAAAACCTATTTTCTACTCTTTTTCCAAAAACTTTTTCTATCTCATACTT is from Fervidobacterium gondwanense DSM 13020 and encodes:
- a CDS encoding DUF4230 domain-containing protein; protein product: MGKIKSCILVIFGLLVTIVVLGFVWNEFFANRNEENTSVNQEEENTSVNQENVVILKKLQEVLQLDLVKYEIEKVFGKRVENRFLNIPFGDKELILMCKADVTAYVDVSNLTSADVVVEDRTVKLTLPSPRIESRFLEQPTVLKKDDYESLEEWQQLENEVLQEIEEDAKRAGIIEEAKAQASYIVKNLVTLLGFEDVEITFVD